A segment of the Chlorogloeopsis sp. ULAP01 genome:
AATTAACCACACCAGGTTTTAAACCAAAAACCATCGATCAACTGCATCATGCCAGAGAAATTCTTCTGTCTCGTTTAGAAAATCCTCCCTCATTATTGGAATTAGCTGCAATGGTGGGAGTCAGCCCTCGTACCTTGAAACGCGGATTCCCAGAGCTTTTTGGCACAACGGTGTTTGGGTATCTCTATGATAGACGGATGGAATATGCACAAAAGTTACTGCGACAAGGAAATCTGACTGTCATCGAAGTTGCCAATATAGTTGGTTATTCTAACCCCGGACATTTTGCTGCGGCTTTTAAACGTCGCTTCTGTGTTACACCCAAGCAGTATTTGAAACAGTTATCAGTGAACAGTTAGCAGTTATCAGTTAACTTTCAAGTGCTTCCAACCAAGTTTCTAAATCAGCCATGCTGGTAAAATCGAGCAACGCTTCACCAAGATTTTCCAATTGTTCCAAAGAAAGAGATTCAACGCGCTGACGCACCTCTTGTGGTAACTCCCCCACACGCCGGGATAATTGACGCAGGACAAGCGATTTTTCTCCTTCTTCCCTAATTTCCCGATAAACCCGTGTTTCTTTTAATGTAATTCCCAACATTTCCTCTACCTCCCTTTGGCTTTTACCTTCAAACTTGTACACCATGATTGTCGTTAGTAAATCTATTATGGCGCGATTTGCTGGTTCAGGAATTTCCTGCTTGCTCCTTGTGAGTAAATATCTTGCTTCCTCAGTAGCTTGTTCATCTTCTAGGATAGTTAATACCATCAATGCTACCCACACAGGTAAAGAGCGAATATCCCCCAACTCATCCAAATATATGCGATTTACCTGTGGACTGTTAAGTTGACTTAAATAAGGACGAATATCACTTTGTTCTTTGCTGCGGGATGGGTATATTATTACAATTCGTAAATCACTAAATCTTTCACGATTGCGGTAGAAATATAAATAGGATTCTGCAAATACTCTCTCATAAAGTCTTTCATCC
Coding sequences within it:
- a CDS encoding DUF2887 domain-containing protein encodes the protein MRRDSIFYKLFQQSPTLLFELLTNPPANAEEYRFNSVAVKEPKFEIDGVFLPPENDSPGVVYFCEVQFQKDERLYERVFAESYLYFYRNRERFSDLRIVIIYPSRSKEQSDIRPYLSQLNSPQVNRIYLDELGDIRSLPVWVALMVLTILEDEQATEEARYLLTRSKQEIPEPANRAIIDLLTTIMVYKFEGKSQREVEEMLGITLKETRVYREIREEGEKSLVLRQLSRRVGELPQEVRQRVESLSLEQLENLGEALLDFTSMADLETWLEALES